ATCGTAAGACTTTAATTTTATTCTAATTTTTTGACTCATCTTGTATTATTTAGTAGATTATCCTTTTGCTTTTGCGATTACATCCTCTGAAATATTTGATGGAGTTTCAGCATAGTGCGAAAATTCCATTGTAGAAGTTGCTCTACCTGAAGACATTGTTCTCAAAGCTGTTACATAACCAAACATTTCTGATAATGGCACTACAGCTTTTACAACTTTAGAACCTGCTCTATCAGACATATCGTTAACTTGACCTCTTCTTCTGTTCAAATCTCCAACAATATCTCCCATGTTTTCTTCAGGAGTTAATACTTCTAACTTCATTAATGGTTCCATAATTTTTGCTTTTGCAGACTTTGCAGAAGCTTTATATCCCATTTTTGCAGCTAATTCAAAAGATAATGCATCAGAATCCACAGCGTGGAAAGATCCATCTCTTAAAGTAACTTTCATTGAATCCATTTCGTAGCCTGCTAAAGGTCCGTTTTTCATAGCTTCTCTGAATCCTTTCTCTACAGAAGGTACAAATTCTCTAGGAACGTTACCTCCTTTAATAACAGAATCAAATTGTAAACCTTGAACACCTTCGTCAGCTGGACCAATTGTAAACACAATATCAGCAAATTTACCACGACCACCTGATTGTTTCTTATAAATTTCTCTATGTTCTGCTTCTGCAGTAATAGCTTCTTTATATTCCACCTGTGGTTGCCCTTGGTTAACTTCTACTTTGAATTCACGTTTTAATCGATCTACAAGTACATCTAAATGCAATTCACCCATTCCAGAAATAATAGTCTGTCCTGAAGCTTCATCTGAACGTACTGTAAACGTAGGGTCTTCTTCTGCTAATTTAGCAAGTCCAACACCTAATTTATCTACATCTGCTTTTGTTTTAGGCTCAATAGCAATACCAATTACAGGATCTGGAAAATCCATAGACTCTAAAACAATAGGATGCTTCTCATCTGTTAACGTATCACCAGTTTTAATAGATTTAAAACCTACTGCTGCTCCAATATCTCCAGCTTCGATAAAATCGATAGCATTTTGCTTGTTAGCATGCATTTGATAAATACGAGAGATTCTCTCTTTTTTACCAGAACGATTATTTAACACATAAGATCCAGCATCTAATCTACCTGAATACGCTCTAAAGAAAGCTAAACGACCAACAAAAGGGTCAGTAGCAATTTTAAATGCTAAAGCAGCAAAAGGCTCTTTAACACTTGGCTTACGTAATTCTTTTTCTTCTGTATCTGGATTTATACCTATAATTCCTTCCTTATCCATTGGAGAAGGTAAGTAACGACATACAGCATCTAAAAGAAACTGAACACCTTTATTTTTGAATGAAGAACCACAAATCATTGGAATGATAGCCATATCCATTACAGCAGCTCTTAATGCATTATGCACCTCTTCTTCTGTAATAGAATCTTCATCTTCCATGAATTTTTCTAATAAGTTCTCATCATAACTAGCTACT
The DNA window shown above is from Polaribacter sp. Hel_I_88 and carries:
- the fusA gene encoding elongation factor G, encoding MARDLKYTRNIGIAAHIDAGKTTTTERILFYTGVSHKIGEVHDGAATMDWMEQEQERGITITSAATTCTWVFPKENAEPTPEAKDYHFNIIDTPGHVDFTVEVNRSLRVLDGLVFLFSAVDGVEPQSETNWRLADNYKVPRIGFVNKMDRQGSDFLKVCQQVKDMLKSNAVPIVLNIGDEDEFKGIVDLVKNRAIVWHDDNFGATFDVVAIPEDMKDEVRKYRALLIEEVASYDENLLEKFMEDEDSITEEEVHNALRAAVMDMAIIPMICGSSFKNKGVQFLLDAVCRYLPSPMDKEGIIGINPDTEEKELRKPSVKEPFAALAFKIATDPFVGRLAFFRAYSGRLDAGSYVLNNRSGKKERISRIYQMHANKQNAIDFIEAGDIGAAVGFKSIKTGDTLTDEKHPIVLESMDFPDPVIGIAIEPKTKADVDKLGVGLAKLAEEDPTFTVRSDEASGQTIISGMGELHLDVLVDRLKREFKVEVNQGQPQVEYKEAITAEAEHREIYKKQSGGRGKFADIVFTIGPADEGVQGLQFDSVIKGGNVPREFVPSVEKGFREAMKNGPLAGYEMDSMKVTLRDGSFHAVDSDALSFELAAKMGYKASAKSAKAKIMEPLMKLEVLTPEENMGDIVGDLNRRRGQVNDMSDRAGSKVVKAVVPLSEMFGYVTALRTMSSGRATSTMEFSHYAETPSNISEDVIAKAKG